The following are encoded together in the Kribbella voronezhensis genome:
- a CDS encoding AraC family transcriptional regulator, whose translation MSRIRQQPEAPTVLRQLAGGERIDLHQHDNHQIVYAGAGVVSITTDRGTWVAPATRAIWVPAGTPHEHRAYGETALHLVGLADNPLGLTTPAVLTVHPLLRELIIAYTDDPADDSAARRRLRAVLLDQLRLSTEQTALRLPAARDGRLAAVCAILAADPADNRPLPALGSAVGASERTLSRLFRSEFAMTFPQWRTQLRLHHAVVLLAEGHPVTAVAHLCGWSTPSAFIDTYKEIFTTTPGRRVR comes from the coding sequence ATGTCGAGAATCCGCCAGCAGCCCGAAGCGCCCACCGTCCTGCGCCAACTGGCCGGCGGCGAGCGGATCGACCTGCACCAGCACGACAACCACCAGATCGTCTACGCGGGCGCCGGGGTCGTCTCGATCACCACCGACCGGGGCACGTGGGTCGCACCCGCCACCCGCGCCATCTGGGTCCCTGCCGGCACACCACACGAGCACCGCGCGTACGGCGAGACCGCGCTGCACCTGGTCGGTCTCGCGGACAACCCACTGGGCCTGACGACACCCGCAGTACTCACGGTCCATCCACTGCTGCGTGAACTGATCATTGCCTACACAGACGACCCTGCTGACGACAGCGCGGCCCGGCGAAGGTTGCGCGCAGTACTGCTGGACCAGTTGCGCCTGTCGACCGAGCAGACCGCGCTGCGCCTCCCAGCAGCTCGCGACGGCCGCCTGGCCGCCGTCTGCGCGATCCTCGCCGCCGACCCAGCCGACAACCGACCACTGCCGGCCCTCGGCTCTGCGGTGGGCGCCAGCGAACGGACCCTCTCCCGCTTGTTCCGCTCGGAGTTCGCCATGACCTTCCCGCAGTGGCGCACGCAGCTCCGCCTCCACCACGCCGTCGTCCTCCTCGCCGAGGGCCACCCCGTCACCGCCGTTGCGCACCTCTGCGGCTGGTCCACCCCCAGCGCCTTCATCGACACCTACAAGGAGATCTTCACCACCACTCCCGGCCGGAGAGTGCGCTAA
- a CDS encoding alpha/beta fold hydrolase has product MTVSCWVVGSGPAVLLVHAGVADARMWRRQVEELAADHQVITMDLRGYGETPLEVGAKYSDAGDLLAVLDEVGATEVTAVGASFGGYVVQQAASRQPERFSRLVLICAPTDNVEPTDDLRAVWAEENQLLEAGDVAGATDLMVRSWLGPEADDEARELLRAMQGRAYELQLAAGDDVTNEEYPVEPEKLSMPVRLITGEHDFAFFTNSADYLAERLPASERIHLPWAGHLPTLERPEEGTALIRAALS; this is encoded by the coding sequence ATGACTGTTTCTTGCTGGGTGGTTGGTAGTGGGCCGGCGGTGCTGCTTGTGCACGCGGGAGTAGCGGATGCGCGCATGTGGCGGCGGCAGGTGGAGGAGCTGGCGGCGGACCACCAGGTGATCACGATGGATCTGCGCGGGTACGGCGAGACGCCGTTGGAGGTGGGCGCCAAGTACTCCGATGCCGGCGACCTGCTGGCCGTGCTGGACGAGGTCGGCGCGACCGAGGTGACCGCGGTCGGAGCGTCGTTCGGCGGGTATGTGGTGCAGCAGGCGGCCAGTCGGCAGCCGGAGCGGTTCAGCCGGCTGGTGTTGATCTGCGCGCCGACCGACAACGTGGAGCCGACCGACGACCTGCGCGCGGTGTGGGCCGAAGAGAATCAGTTGCTGGAAGCCGGTGACGTCGCCGGAGCCACCGACCTGATGGTGCGGAGCTGGCTGGGACCGGAGGCGGACGACGAGGCGCGCGAACTGCTCCGGGCGATGCAGGGACGCGCCTACGAGCTGCAGCTGGCCGCGGGCGACGACGTGACCAACGAGGAGTACCCCGTCGAGCCGGAGAAGCTCAGCATGCCCGTGCGGCTGATCACGGGTGAGCACGACTTCGCGTTCTTCACCAACAGCGCGGACTACCTTGCCGAGCGGCTACCAGCCTCGGAGCGGATCCATCTGCCGTGGGCCGGTCACCTGCCGACCCTCGAGCGCCCCGAGGAAGGCACCGCGCTGATCCGCGCCGCGCTGTCCTGA
- a CDS encoding aminopeptidase C has protein sequence MERNLTAEQLELFEKEFAAHPSYRVMQNAVTQTPIANLALDRQIVTGIDHSVSNLLDDWKVTNQKKSGRCWLFAGLNLLRVGAAEKLGVKDFEFSQNYLLFWDKFERSNFFLEAMIETGDRDVDDRTVAHLLSDPIGDGGQWNMFVALVRKHGLVPKSAMPETESSSATAQMNDTLRKLLRQGARDLRKIDGVEAKRAHKQELLTTIHRVLSIHLGTPPQKFLWQWKDSDKGFHRDGWTTPAEFAENYVTVPIDEYVCIVHDPRETSPSGKTFTVDYLGNVIDAPPVVYLNVEVDLMKQLTQDAIVGGEPVWFGCDVGKQMNADLGYWDANLYDYGSVYDTEFTLDKAERLVHHETLMTHAMLFTGVDVLDGKPRRWRVENSWGDEKGDNGYWTMNDSWYAEHVFEIAVRRSALPAELQARLDDEPIVLPAWDPMGALAD, from the coding sequence ATGGAGCGGAATCTCACTGCCGAACAGCTCGAGCTCTTCGAGAAGGAGTTCGCGGCACACCCGTCGTACCGGGTGATGCAGAACGCAGTCACCCAGACACCGATCGCCAACCTCGCGCTCGACCGCCAGATCGTCACCGGGATCGACCATTCGGTGTCGAACCTGCTCGACGACTGGAAGGTGACGAATCAGAAGAAGAGCGGCCGGTGCTGGCTTTTTGCCGGGCTGAACCTGCTCCGGGTCGGCGCCGCCGAGAAACTGGGCGTCAAGGACTTCGAGTTCTCCCAGAACTACCTGCTGTTCTGGGACAAGTTCGAGCGGTCGAACTTCTTCCTCGAGGCGATGATCGAGACCGGCGACCGTGACGTCGACGACCGGACGGTGGCGCACCTGCTGTCCGACCCGATCGGCGACGGCGGCCAGTGGAACATGTTCGTCGCGCTGGTCCGCAAGCACGGCCTGGTGCCGAAGTCGGCGATGCCGGAGACCGAGAGCTCGTCGGCCACCGCACAGATGAACGACACGCTGCGCAAGCTGCTCCGCCAGGGCGCGCGCGACCTGCGCAAGATCGACGGCGTCGAGGCCAAGCGGGCGCACAAGCAGGAGCTGCTGACCACCATCCACCGGGTGCTGAGCATCCACCTGGGGACGCCGCCGCAGAAGTTCCTGTGGCAGTGGAAGGACAGCGACAAGGGCTTCCACCGCGACGGCTGGACCACGCCGGCCGAGTTCGCCGAGAACTACGTGACGGTGCCGATCGACGAGTACGTGTGCATCGTGCACGACCCGCGTGAGACCAGCCCGTCCGGCAAGACCTTCACCGTCGACTACCTCGGCAACGTGATCGACGCGCCGCCGGTGGTCTACCTGAACGTCGAGGTCGACCTGATGAAGCAGCTCACCCAGGACGCCATCGTCGGTGGCGAGCCGGTCTGGTTCGGCTGCGACGTCGGCAAGCAGATGAACGCCGACCTCGGCTACTGGGACGCGAACCTGTACGACTACGGCTCGGTCTACGACACCGAGTTCACGCTGGACAAGGCCGAGCGGCTCGTGCACCACGAGACGCTGATGACGCACGCGATGCTGTTCACCGGGGTCGACGTGCTCGACGGCAAGCCGCGTCGCTGGCGGGTCGAGAACAGCTGGGGCGACGAGAAGGGCGACAACGGCTACTGGACCATGAACGACTCGTGGTACGCCGAGCACGTCTTCGAGATCGCCGTACGCCGGTCCGCGCTGCCCGCCGAGCTGCAGGCCCGCCTCGACGACGAGCCGATCGTGCTGCCGGCCTGGGACCCGATGGGCGCCCTCGCCGACTGA
- a CDS encoding response regulator, producing MTQRRVVVIDDHDMFRAGVRSEIGTAVDIVGEGADVDSAVKAIVATEPDVVLLDVHLPGGGGTEVMKQVHQRHPDIKFLALSVSDAAEDVIGVIRAGARGYVTKNISGTELVDAIGRVADGDAVFSPRLAGFVLDAFSGAIDIASVDEDLDRLSQREREVLRLIARGYAYKEVARELFISVKTVETHVSSVLRKLQLSNRHELTRWATDRRLV from the coding sequence ATGACACAGCGGCGAGTGGTCGTCATCGACGACCACGACATGTTCCGGGCCGGCGTTCGCAGCGAGATCGGCACCGCGGTCGACATCGTCGGCGAGGGTGCCGACGTCGATTCCGCGGTGAAGGCGATCGTCGCGACCGAACCCGACGTCGTCCTGCTCGACGTGCACCTGCCGGGCGGTGGTGGCACCGAGGTGATGAAGCAGGTGCACCAGCGGCACCCCGACATCAAGTTCCTCGCGCTGTCGGTGTCCGACGCGGCCGAGGACGTGATCGGCGTGATCCGGGCCGGCGCGCGCGGCTACGTCACCAAGAACATCAGCGGTACCGAGTTGGTCGACGCGATCGGCCGGGTGGCCGACGGCGACGCGGTGTTCTCCCCGCGGCTGGCCGGCTTCGTCCTGGACGCGTTCTCCGGCGCGATCGACATCGCCTCGGTGGACGAGGACCTGGACCGGCTGTCCCAGCGCGAACGCGAAGTACTGCGGCTGATCGCCCGCGGCTACGCCTACAAGGAAGTGGCCCGCGAGCTCTTCATCTCGGTGAAGACCGTCGAGACCCACGTCTCCTCCGTACTGCGCAAACTCCAGCTCTCCAACCGCCACGAACTGACCCGCTGGGCCACCGACCGCCGCCTGGTCTGA
- a CDS encoding ATP-binding protein gives MSQPAAAAPPGGPPGQGVPPAAPHAPGTPGPGTSQYGGTPQGNTQDASAGQYGPTPGTGQYGGAPGTGQYGVPGGGVPGGGPQEVPPVRRAYRRAEGRVVSGVAGGVADHLNVSDTVVRLVFIGATIFGGFGVLIYAALWFLMPLAAPTVPAAPGLAAHTRGGLRSDQPPPMTESKARRREKNRGQMTALVVVGIGILLLLNVAGLGIAGKMFWPLVFAGTGLALIWRQADEGQKAAWTNKAPTLGMLFGKGGWKSIIRVVVGLVLLGTAVTVFLVQNGRLSMVGDVLIALLLAVVGIGVIAGPWVHRLTRDLNAERSERIRSQERADMAAHLHDSVLQTLALIQKQANDPRAVVRLARSQERDLRSWLYDEDDKTDQTLAGAAKRAAAEVEDSHGVPVEVVTVGDCELTEGLSAMVRAARESMVNSAKHSGADKIDVFVEVDGDRAEIFVRDRGKGFDTDGVPEDRLGLRHSVMGRMERHGGRATVRSNPETGTEVRLEMDR, from the coding sequence ATGAGCCAACCAGCCGCCGCCGCGCCTCCGGGCGGACCCCCAGGACAGGGGGTCCCACCCGCCGCTCCGCACGCCCCCGGTACGCCGGGGCCCGGCACCAGTCAGTACGGCGGCACACCGCAAGGCAACACCCAGGACGCATCAGCCGGTCAGTACGGCCCGACGCCGGGCACCGGCCAGTACGGCGGCGCGCCGGGCACCGGGCAGTACGGCGTACCGGGTGGTGGGGTGCCGGGTGGGGGGCCGCAGGAGGTGCCGCCGGTGCGGCGGGCTTATCGGCGGGCTGAGGGGCGGGTGGTTAGTGGGGTTGCCGGTGGGGTGGCCGATCACCTCAACGTGTCCGACACCGTCGTCCGGCTGGTGTTCATCGGCGCCACGATCTTCGGCGGCTTCGGCGTACTGATCTATGCGGCGCTCTGGTTCCTGATGCCGCTCGCGGCTCCGACCGTGCCGGCGGCACCCGGTCTGGCCGCGCATACCCGCGGCGGCCTGCGTTCGGACCAGCCGCCGCCGATGACCGAGAGCAAAGCGCGCCGGCGGGAGAAGAACCGCGGTCAGATGACCGCCCTGGTCGTCGTCGGCATCGGCATCCTGCTGCTGCTGAACGTGGCCGGCCTCGGCATCGCCGGAAAGATGTTCTGGCCGCTGGTGTTCGCCGGCACCGGTCTTGCGCTGATCTGGCGGCAGGCCGACGAAGGCCAGAAGGCCGCCTGGACCAACAAGGCGCCGACGCTGGGCATGCTGTTCGGCAAGGGCGGCTGGAAGTCGATCATCCGGGTCGTGGTCGGGCTGGTCCTGCTCGGCACCGCCGTGACCGTCTTCCTCGTGCAGAACGGCCGGCTGTCGATGGTCGGCGACGTGCTGATCGCCCTGCTGCTCGCAGTGGTCGGCATCGGCGTGATCGCCGGACCCTGGGTGCACCGCCTGACCCGTGACCTGAACGCTGAGCGCAGTGAGCGCATCCGCTCACAGGAGCGTGCCGACATGGCCGCCCACCTGCACGACTCGGTGCTGCAGACCCTGGCGCTGATCCAGAAGCAGGCGAACGACCCGCGAGCCGTCGTACGGCTGGCGAGGTCGCAGGAGCGCGACCTGCGGTCCTGGTTGTACGACGAGGACGACAAGACCGACCAGACCCTCGCAGGGGCGGCCAAGCGGGCCGCTGCCGAGGTGGAGGACTCCCACGGCGTACCGGTCGAGGTCGTCACGGTCGGCGACTGCGAGCTGACCGAAGGACTGTCGGCGATGGTGCGCGCGGCGCGGGAGTCGATGGTGAACTCCGCGAAGCACTCCGGAGCTGACAAGATCGACGTGTTCGTCGAGGTCGACGGCGACCGGGCGGAGATCTTCGTCCGGGACCGGGGCAAGGGCTTCGACACCGACGGGGTGCCCGAGGACCGGCTCGGTCTGCGGCACAGCGTGATGGGCAGGATGGAACGGCACGGCGGCCGCGCAACAGTGCGGTCGAACCCGGAAACAGGTACCGAAGTGCGACTGGAGATGGACAGATGA
- a CDS encoding PspC domain-containing protein has protein sequence MEQNSSGQGPDGGFNPAPLRDVQNWRRSRSDRMVAGVCGGMGRALNIDPVLIRVVMAVLILTGPGIIFYAAAWAMMPDEGSDRSPAQGLLGDRIRPDHPWLWPIVIGVCVFVAIAMMSSFNFGKLVPGPLVVLGVLWLVFRRKHGHSWPGRGRRSQWTGGGNPRGQWSGGGTNWVPQNPGWTKVDPTSTTPAATAPRPQDTVPTSPPQDRVTAPVQPVWTEDDPLGLYVDEPPAPVRSAAPAAPPVPGMRGVKPVVVLLTGLAIAIAWLAGAAVPLMLVVGLGTLGLGMLVGGFLGRTMALLPLGILLALGVAASTIFPTIPHQFTDTNFVATTDTTVDATSTAYHFDAGSVHLDLTKANFAKTGAKVVVDGRVGEIVVKVPENVDVTGTVRTQTGDLNLLGQHKGGHNLDATVLNDLGADGKAGPASVTLDLNLKLGSIRVERG, from the coding sequence ATGGAGCAGAACTCGAGCGGCCAGGGCCCGGACGGTGGTTTCAACCCCGCCCCCCTGCGCGACGTGCAGAACTGGCGCCGGAGCCGGTCCGACCGGATGGTCGCCGGCGTCTGCGGCGGTATGGGCCGGGCCCTCAACATCGACCCGGTGCTGATCCGGGTGGTGATGGCGGTCCTGATCCTCACCGGTCCCGGCATCATCTTCTACGCCGCCGCCTGGGCGATGATGCCGGACGAAGGGTCCGACCGCTCACCTGCCCAGGGCCTGCTCGGCGACCGGATCCGCCCCGACCACCCGTGGCTCTGGCCGATCGTGATCGGTGTCTGCGTGTTCGTCGCGATCGCGATGATGTCGTCCTTCAACTTCGGCAAACTGGTGCCCGGTCCGCTCGTGGTGCTCGGTGTGCTCTGGCTGGTGTTCCGCCGCAAGCACGGCCACTCCTGGCCCGGCCGCGGCCGGCGCTCACAGTGGACCGGCGGCGGCAACCCCCGCGGCCAGTGGAGCGGCGGCGGCACGAACTGGGTGCCGCAGAACCCGGGCTGGACCAAGGTCGACCCCACCAGCACGACTCCGGCCGCGACCGCCCCGCGACCGCAGGACACCGTCCCCACCAGCCCGCCGCAGGACCGCGTCACCGCACCGGTCCAGCCGGTCTGGACCGAGGACGACCCGCTCGGCCTGTACGTCGACGAGCCGCCCGCGCCGGTCAGGTCCGCCGCCCCGGCGGCACCTCCCGTGCCAGGCATGCGCGGTGTGAAGCCGGTCGTCGTGCTGCTGACCGGGCTCGCCATCGCGATCGCCTGGCTGGCCGGCGCCGCCGTACCGCTCATGCTGGTGGTCGGACTGGGCACGCTCGGCCTCGGCATGCTGGTCGGTGGATTCCTCGGCCGCACGATGGCCCTGCTGCCGCTCGGCATCCTGCTCGCCCTCGGCGTCGCGGCCAGCACGATCTTCCCGACCATCCCGCACCAGTTCACCGACACGAACTTCGTCGCGACCACGGACACCACGGTCGACGCCACCAGTACGGCGTACCACTTCGACGCGGGCTCGGTGCATCTCGACCTGACCAAGGCGAATTTCGCCAAGACCGGCGCCAAGGTGGTCGTCGACGGCCGGGTCGGCGAGATCGTCGTCAAGGTCCCCGAGAACGTGGACGTGACCGGGACGGTGCGGACCCAGACCGGCGACCTGAACCTGCTGGGCCAGCACAAGGGCGGCCACAACCTCGACGCGACGGTGCTCAACGACCTCGGTGCCGATGGCAAAGCCGGGCCCGCGTCGGTCACACTGGACCTGAATCTTAAACTCGGCAGCATCAGGGTGGAGCGCGGATGA
- a CDS encoding cold-shock protein codes for MVRGTVKWFNADKGYGFLAVDGQDDVFVHWSKIVSDGYKTLEDGQPVEFEVVDGPKGREADTVKAL; via the coding sequence ATGGTGCGCGGCACCGTGAAGTGGTTCAACGCGGACAAGGGCTACGGCTTCCTCGCCGTCGATGGCCAGGACGACGTCTTCGTCCACTGGAGCAAGATCGTCTCGGACGGCTACAAGACCCTCGAGGACGGCCAGCCGGTCGAGTTCGAGGTCGTCGACGGCCCCAAGGGCCGCGAGGCCGACACCGTCAAGGCGCTCTGA
- a CDS encoding L-histidine N(alpha)-methyltransferase produces MAEPVHVIRKLEHALADDDFAWSLLLVGEDQTDKLATLTGDLRGPFSTSGDGKQITSGFSYWGIGPTIAWANATKDPFYLVMKTGAESFLRHWRKVRPHVERRGFHFVSLGVGTGVKDATILDDLYRANRQMFYIPVDMSSEMLRMGTLEPVRGARFPMAQVLPVQLDFSIADNMDELGQMLTRLVGDEPLLYTLTGNTLANFESDEDALRIITRVLRPQDRLLLEVATTTRLDQEAADAAADEYHQTRAFAEFVTSALRYNTDLRIDNDQIDFRGEVETDDALRVKIVWRNNTNEPIRMGLPDHTEVVLDKEDTILLYTTRKFSTERLKKLTTACELTPIEHAHSGFRHTRRPSPFGLDLLLLAPDSSGVVAHTLADDIWAQ; encoded by the coding sequence GTGGCAGAGCCGGTACACGTGATCAGGAAGCTCGAGCATGCGCTGGCCGATGACGACTTCGCCTGGTCGCTGCTGCTGGTCGGCGAGGACCAGACCGACAAACTCGCCACGCTGACCGGTGACCTGCGCGGCCCGTTCTCCACCAGCGGCGACGGCAAGCAGATCACTTCCGGCTTCTCCTACTGGGGAATCGGCCCGACCATCGCCTGGGCGAACGCGACCAAAGACCCGTTCTACCTGGTGATGAAGACCGGCGCCGAGTCGTTCCTTCGGCACTGGCGCAAGGTCCGCCCGCACGTCGAGCGGCGCGGCTTCCACTTCGTCAGCCTCGGCGTCGGCACCGGCGTCAAGGACGCCACCATCCTGGACGATCTGTACCGGGCGAACCGGCAGATGTTCTACATCCCGGTCGACATGAGCTCGGAGATGCTCCGGATGGGCACCCTCGAACCGGTCCGGGGCGCCAGGTTCCCGATGGCACAGGTGCTGCCGGTCCAGCTCGACTTCTCGATCGCCGACAACATGGACGAGCTAGGCCAGATGCTGACCCGGCTGGTCGGCGACGAGCCGCTGTTGTACACGCTGACCGGCAACACGCTGGCGAACTTCGAGAGCGACGAGGACGCGCTGCGCATCATCACCCGGGTACTGCGGCCGCAGGACCGCCTGTTGCTCGAGGTGGCGACGACGACCCGGCTCGACCAGGAGGCGGCCGATGCCGCGGCCGACGAGTACCACCAGACGCGGGCATTCGCCGAGTTCGTCACCAGCGCGCTGCGCTACAACACCGATCTGCGGATCGACAACGACCAGATCGACTTCCGCGGCGAGGTCGAGACCGACGACGCGCTCCGGGTGAAGATCGTCTGGCGGAACAACACCAACGAGCCGATCAGGATGGGACTGCCGGACCACACGGAGGTCGTGCTGGACAAGGAAGACACGATCCTGCTCTACACCACCCGCAAGTTCTCCACCGAGCGGCTGAAGAAGCTCACCACCGCGTGCGAGCTGACGCCGATCGAGCACGCCCACTCCGGTTTCCGGCACACCCGCCGGCCGAGCCCGTTCGGTCTCGACCTGCTCCTGCTCGCCCCCGACAGCTCCGGCGTCGTAGCCCACACCCTCGCCGACGACATCTGGGCCCAATGA
- a CDS encoding MFS transporter, which translates to MPQASPTTTRHRDTAGWVVLVASVAGAMVVALDGTVLLLAQPVLGRELGASVAQVQWTSTAYLLMVASLLVLAGRLGDRYGHGRLLWVGSLGFGVVSAGLLVAPTIGWVIALRALQGIFAALLQPATLALLRIAYPPDRLRRAIGIRTSAIGLAAAAGPLLGGILVARFGWRAVFAINLPVALLIVVLALLLRVPAPAVPPDLRVNLLGATLLAWPLAALVYTVAGLQEHGSGETTIGTLLVIAGAASFVVHEHRTEQPFIPSSVAGSRPVMASMSLLLIVTSGMFGALFVATFRLQQTLTPLAAGLHVLPLTIVMVAGAPFAGNAVLRYGARWTAVAGTILVAVGIATSPQSNVIGSLGFAVLGAGFAVVMVTATGTVVGDAPAGCAGVVGGIKQTAMNIGPTLGIAVASGLADAAAGAGAATGGAAAAGATAASAVLAAISLVALIPATLLPPAGSR; encoded by the coding sequence GTGCCTCAAGCAAGTCCGACAACGACGAGACACCGGGATACGGCGGGCTGGGTCGTGCTGGTCGCCAGTGTCGCCGGGGCGATGGTTGTGGCGCTCGACGGGACGGTGTTGCTGCTCGCGCAGCCGGTGCTCGGCCGCGAACTGGGGGCCTCGGTCGCGCAGGTGCAGTGGACCAGTACGGCGTACTTGCTGATGGTCGCCAGTTTGCTGGTGCTGGCCGGGCGGCTCGGCGATCGGTACGGGCACGGGCGACTGCTCTGGGTCGGGAGTCTCGGCTTCGGAGTGGTGTCGGCCGGCCTGCTCGTCGCGCCGACCATCGGCTGGGTGATCGCTCTGCGAGCACTCCAGGGAATCTTCGCCGCGCTGCTCCAGCCCGCCACCTTGGCGTTGTTGCGGATCGCCTATCCGCCGGATCGGCTGCGCCGTGCGATCGGCATCCGCACCAGTGCGATCGGCCTCGCAGCGGCGGCCGGGCCTCTCCTCGGCGGCATCCTGGTCGCGCGCTTCGGCTGGCGAGCCGTCTTCGCCATCAATCTCCCGGTCGCCTTGCTGATCGTCGTACTGGCGTTGCTCCTGCGAGTTCCGGCACCCGCAGTGCCGCCTGACCTGCGGGTCAACTTGCTCGGCGCGACGCTGCTCGCGTGGCCGTTGGCAGCGCTGGTCTACACAGTTGCCGGCCTGCAGGAGCACGGCTCGGGAGAGACAACGATCGGCACGCTGCTGGTCATCGCCGGTGCTGCGAGTTTCGTAGTTCACGAGCACCGGACCGAGCAGCCCTTCATCCCAAGCTCGGTGGCGGGTTCGCGGCCGGTGATGGCCTCGATGAGCCTGCTGCTGATCGTCACCAGCGGGATGTTCGGGGCACTGTTCGTCGCCACTTTCCGGTTACAGCAAACGCTGACTCCGCTGGCAGCCGGGCTGCACGTCCTTCCCTTGACGATCGTGATGGTCGCCGGCGCACCCTTCGCCGGCAACGCCGTACTCCGGTACGGCGCGCGCTGGACCGCCGTCGCCGGGACGATCCTGGTCGCCGTCGGCATCGCCACGTCACCCCAGAGCAACGTCATCGGCAGCCTCGGCTTCGCCGTGCTCGGCGCAGGCTTCGCCGTGGTGATGGTGACGGCCACGGGAACCGTCGTCGGCGACGCACCGGCTGGTTGTGCCGGGGTAGTCGGCGGCATCAAGCAAACCGCGATGAACATCGGCCCGACCCTCGGCATCGCCGTCGCGAGCGGCCTCGCCGACGCAGCAGCAGGAGCGGGCGCAGCAACAGGAGGGGCCGCGGCAGCAGGAGCCACCGCGGCATCCGCAGTACTGGCCGCGATCAGTCTGGTCGCGTTGATCCCAGCGACGCTGTTGCCCCCGGCCGGATCACGGTGA
- a CDS encoding zinc-dependent alcohol dehydrogenase family protein encodes MRAIVVEQYGVLPSVQEVPSPEVQPGGVVVKVEATGLCRSDWHGWQGHDSDIVLPHVPGHELAGTIAAVGEGVEGWAVGDRVTSPFICACGTCEQCAAGNQQVCPNQLQPGFNYWGSFAEYVALPFAQVNLVRLPDDLDFDTAAGLGCRFATSYRAVRQVGRVVAGESVVIFGCGGIGLSAVMIAAALGAKVVAVDTNPAALALAAKYGAVEVVTAGPEAVARIRESTGGGAHVTMDALGSNEIVQDALRSLRPRGRHLQVGLLPDGVQVDVSGLIWQELEWLGSHGMAAHHYPEMLALVASGELKPAELVTRTISLAEVPAALEELNLGTPAGVTVIRPGATASLGSTRPD; translated from the coding sequence ATGCGCGCGATAGTGGTCGAGCAGTACGGCGTACTGCCGTCGGTCCAGGAAGTTCCGTCGCCCGAGGTGCAGCCCGGTGGAGTGGTCGTGAAGGTCGAGGCGACCGGGCTGTGCCGCAGCGACTGGCACGGGTGGCAAGGGCATGATTCCGACATCGTGCTGCCGCATGTCCCGGGTCATGAGCTGGCCGGGACGATCGCGGCAGTCGGTGAGGGTGTCGAGGGCTGGGCGGTCGGCGACCGGGTCACCTCGCCGTTCATCTGCGCGTGCGGGACCTGTGAGCAGTGTGCTGCCGGGAATCAGCAGGTGTGCCCCAACCAACTGCAGCCGGGGTTCAACTATTGGGGGTCCTTCGCGGAGTACGTCGCGCTGCCGTTCGCGCAGGTGAACCTGGTCCGGCTTCCCGACGACCTGGACTTCGACACGGCTGCGGGACTCGGGTGCCGCTTCGCCACGTCGTACCGGGCGGTCCGGCAGGTCGGCCGGGTGGTCGCGGGGGAGAGCGTGGTGATCTTCGGGTGTGGCGGGATCGGGTTGTCCGCGGTGATGATCGCGGCGGCGCTCGGGGCGAAAGTCGTTGCCGTTGACACCAATCCTGCCGCGCTCGCACTGGCCGCGAAGTACGGGGCGGTCGAGGTTGTGACGGCTGGTCCGGAGGCTGTCGCGCGGATTCGTGAGTCCACCGGTGGCGGGGCGCACGTGACGATGGATGCGCTCGGCTCGAACGAGATCGTTCAGGACGCACTGCGATCGCTGCGGCCGCGGGGACGGCATCTGCAAGTGGGGTTGCTGCCGGACGGCGTACAGGTCGACGTGTCTGGGCTGATCTGGCAGGAGCTCGAATGGCTCGGCAGTCATGGCATGGCGGCGCATCACTATCCCGAGATGCTGGCGCTGGTCGCGTCCGGCGAACTCAAGCCGGCTGAGCTGGTCACCCGCACGATCTCACTGGCCGAAGTCCCTGCTGCGCTTGAAGAATTGAACCTCGGTACGCCGGCCGGCGTCACCGTGATCCGGCCGGGGGCAACAGCGTCGCTGGGATCAACGCGACCAGACTGA